The following proteins are co-located in the Acidobacteriota bacterium genome:
- a CDS encoding acyl carrier protein, which produces MASPPMFEEIRAHVADSVGLAPAGVRDDETLLGGLLDSIALLTLAARLESAYGITIDGHEIDPDNFGTLGAISRFVAAKTSRG; this is translated from the coding sequence ATGGCCTCGCCCCCGATGTTCGAGGAGATCCGCGCCCACGTCGCCGACAGCGTCGGCCTCGCCCCGGCAGGTGTCCGTGACGACGAGACGCTTCTCGGCGGCCTCCTCGACTCGATCGCGCTTCTCACTCTGGCCGCCCGCCTCGAGTCGGCCTACGGCATCACCATCGACGGCCACGAGATCGACCCCGACAACTTCGGGACGCTGGGGGCAATCTCCCGCTTCGTCGCCGCGAAGACGAGCAGGGGATGA